In a genomic window of Neisseria flavescens:
- the metW gene encoding methionine biosynthesis protein MetW, with translation MNLRDDLQLIYDWIPEGSRVLDLGCGDGELLAALVEHKNCTGYGVEIDTDSVIAAISRGVNVIQADLEEGLVAFGDQSFDVIVLSQTIQAMQNTEKILRCLMRVAKQAIVSFPNFGYWRNRFQIAVGGHMPVSERMPYHWYDTPNIHWCTLKDFDLLCAKNKIRVLERAVMTGNKQIKHLPNLLGSLAFYRVG, from the coding sequence ATGAATCTGCGCGACGATTTGCAACTCATTTACGATTGGATACCCGAAGGCAGCCGCGTACTCGATTTAGGCTGCGGCGACGGCGAACTGTTGGCCGCGTTGGTGGAACATAAAAATTGCACCGGCTACGGCGTTGAAATCGATACTGACAGCGTGATTGCCGCCATATCCCGCGGCGTGAACGTCATTCAAGCCGATTTGGAAGAAGGTTTGGTGGCTTTTGGCGATCAAAGTTTTGATGTGATTGTCTTGAGCCAAACCATTCAGGCGATGCAGAACACGGAAAAAATCCTGCGCTGCCTGATGCGCGTGGCCAAGCAGGCCATCGTCAGCTTCCCTAATTTCGGCTACTGGCGCAACCGCTTTCAAATCGCCGTTGGCGGCCATATGCCTGTTTCCGAGCGCATGCCGTATCATTGGTACGATACGCCCAATATCCATTGGTGTACCCTTAAAGACTTCGATTTGCTGTGTGCCAAAAACAAAATCCGCGTGCTTGAGCGTGCGGTTATGACGGGCAATAAACAGATTAAACATCTGCCGAATTTATTAGGCAGTCTGGCGTTTTATCGCGTAGGTTGA
- a CDS encoding tautomerase family protein, whose product MPYVNIKVTGGSEAPSAEQKAELIRGVTELLSRVLNKNPETTVVVIDEIDMDNWGIGGKSVTVRRAEARNK is encoded by the coding sequence ATGCCTTATGTCAACATCAAAGTAACCGGCGGCAGCGAAGCCCCGAGTGCAGAGCAAAAAGCCGAATTAATCCGCGGCGTTACCGAATTACTCTCGCGCGTTCTCAACAAAAACCCTGAGACAACCGTCGTCGTCATTGACGAAATCGATATGGACAACTGGGGCATAGGCGGCAAAAGCGTGACAGTTCGCCGTGCGGAAGCGCGCAATAAGTAA
- a CDS encoding pyridoxal phosphate-dependent aminotransferase yields the protein MEKFPKSSKLDHVCYDIRGPVHKKALQLEEEGNKILKLNIGNPAPFGFEAPDEILVDVIRNLPTAQGYCDSKGLYSARKAIVHYYQTKGLLDVTVNDVYIGNGVSELITMSMQALLNDGDEILIPAPDYPLWTAAATLAGGNVRHYLCDEENDWFPNLADIEAKITPKTKAIVVINPNNPTGAVYSKEILLEIAELARKHGLIIFADEIYDKILYDGAVHHHIAALAPDLLTITFNGLSKAYRVAGFRQGWMVLNGPKHHAKGYIEGLDMLSSMRLCANTPMQHAIQTALGGYQSINEFILPGGRLLEQRNKAWELINQIPGISCVKPMGAMYMFPKIDTEMYSIHDDMKFVYDLLVREKVLFVQGTGFNWIRPDHFRIVTLPPVHQIEEAMDKLKRFLQNYHQ from the coding sequence ATGGAGAAATTCCCCAAATCATCAAAACTGGACCACGTTTGCTACGACATCCGCGGCCCGGTTCATAAAAAAGCCCTGCAACTGGAAGAAGAAGGCAACAAAATCCTCAAGCTCAATATCGGCAACCCTGCCCCGTTCGGCTTTGAAGCGCCTGATGAAATTTTGGTGGACGTGATCCGCAACCTGCCGACCGCGCAGGGCTATTGCGACTCCAAAGGCCTTTACTCCGCACGCAAAGCCATCGTTCATTACTATCAAACCAAAGGACTGCTCGACGTTACCGTCAACGACGTTTACATCGGCAACGGCGTGTCCGAGCTGATTACCATGTCCATGCAGGCATTACTTAACGACGGCGATGAAATCCTGATTCCTGCGCCTGACTATCCACTGTGGACCGCTGCTGCAACACTGGCCGGCGGCAATGTGCGTCATTATTTATGCGACGAAGAAAACGACTGGTTCCCGAATCTGGCCGATATAGAAGCCAAAATTACACCAAAAACCAAAGCCATCGTCGTCATCAACCCCAACAACCCTACCGGCGCGGTCTACAGCAAAGAAATCCTGCTGGAAATCGCCGAACTGGCGCGTAAACACGGCCTGATTATTTTTGCCGACGAAATTTACGACAAAATTCTTTACGACGGCGCCGTACACCATCACATTGCCGCCCTCGCCCCCGACTTGCTGACTATTACGTTTAACGGCCTCTCCAAAGCCTACCGCGTGGCCGGTTTCCGCCAAGGCTGGATGGTACTCAACGGCCCGAAACATCATGCCAAGGGCTATATCGAAGGCCTCGATATGCTCTCTTCCATGCGTCTGTGTGCCAATACACCGATGCAACACGCCATTCAGACGGCCTTGGGCGGCTATCAAAGCATCAACGAATTTATCCTGCCCGGCGGCCGCCTGTTGGAACAACGCAATAAAGCATGGGAACTGATCAACCAAATCCCCGGTATTTCCTGCGTCAAACCAATGGGTGCGATGTATATGTTCCCCAAAATCGATACCGAAATGTACAGCATTCATGACGACATGAAATTCGTCTACGACTTGCTCGTGCGTGAAAAAGTCTTGTTCGTCCAAGGAACAGGCTTCAACTGGATACGCCCCGACCACTTCCGTATCGTTACCCTGCCGCCCGTTCATCAAATCGAAGAAGCCATGGACAAACTCAAACGCTTCTTACAAAACTACCATCAATAA
- the earP gene encoding elongation factor P maturation arginine rhamnosyltransferase EarP: MNTNLPYTCWIFCNVIDNFGDIGVSWRLARILQRELDWQVHLWTDDFPSLQALCPDLASIPNIHQGIGIHAWQAEHAEDTDTAPTPDIIIETFACELPDNVQSIIRQHRPLWLNCEYLSAEDSNERLHLMPSPQAGGIQKYFWFMGFSEKSGGLLRERDYAESAGFDTEALRRQLKLPAKNASEWLLFGYQSDIWAKWLTMWQQAGQPITLLLAGTQIIASLKNSGLVPQNTLLEEGDMYQSEHITLIKIPFVPQQDFDKLLNLADGVVIRGEDSFVRAQLAGKPFFWHIYPQEENIHLDKLHAFWDKAHQVYPDVVATAHRRLSDELNNGEALSDSQRLQAWRTLTAHQNEWLQSAAKWRNGLFTQKSAVEKLAAFISKHKKIR; encoded by the coding sequence ATGAACACCAACCTACCTTATACCTGCTGGATTTTTTGCAACGTCATCGACAACTTCGGCGACATCGGCGTTTCATGGCGGCTGGCGCGTATTTTGCAACGCGAACTCGACTGGCAAGTGCATTTATGGACAGACGATTTCCCATCCCTTCAGGCACTCTGCCCTGATTTAGCCTCGATTCCCAATATCCATCAAGGCATCGGCATTCACGCCTGGCAAGCCGAGCATGCCGAAGATACCGATACAGCCCCTACTCCCGACATCATCATCGAAACCTTCGCCTGCGAACTGCCCGACAACGTTCAATCCATCATCCGCCAACACCGACCGCTTTGGCTCAACTGTGAATACCTCAGCGCGGAAGACAGCAACGAGAGGCTGCACTTAATGCCCTCGCCTCAAGCTGGCGGCATACAGAAATACTTTTGGTTTATGGGTTTCAGCGAAAAAAGCGGCGGCCTGCTGCGCGAACGCGATTACGCCGAATCTGCCGGATTTGATACGGAAGCCTTACGCCGACAACTCAAACTTCCCGCAAAAAATGCATCCGAGTGGCTGCTTTTCGGCTATCAAAGCGATATTTGGGCAAAATGGCTGACTATGTGGCAACAGGCCGGCCAACCTATTACCCTGCTGCTTGCGGGTACGCAAATCATCGCCAGCCTGAAAAACAGCGGCCTAGTGCCGCAAAATACCCTGCTTGAAGAAGGCGATATGTATCAGAGCGAACACATTACCTTGATCAAAATCCCTTTTGTCCCCCAACAGGATTTCGACAAACTGCTCAACCTTGCCGACGGCGTCGTCATACGCGGCGAAGACAGCTTTGTTCGCGCTCAGCTTGCCGGAAAGCCTTTCTTTTGGCACATCTACCCGCAAGAAGAAAATATCCATCTCGACAAGTTGCATGCGTTTTGGGACAAAGCGCATCAGGTTTATCCGGATGTTGTCGCCACGGCACACCGCCGCCTTTCCGACGAACTCAACAACGGTGAAGCACTCAGCGACAGCCAACGCCTGCAGGCATGGCGAACCCTGACGGCACACCAAAACGAATGGCTGCAAAGCGCGGCAAAATGGCGGAACGGACTTTTTACCCAAAAAAGTGCCGTCGAAAAACTTGCCGCCTTTATTTCAAAGCACAAAAAAATACGCTAA
- the nadE gene encoding NAD(+) synthase, which translates to MQTQAIIRHIVQWLKDYAEQARAKGFVVGVSGGIDSAVVSTLVAQTGLSVLLLEMPIRQKSDQVNRAQEHMGRLKQRYPNVKAQSVDLTQTFDTFADTVDVSETEFPNKQLALANARSRLRMTTLYYYGQLHGLLVVGTGNKIEDFGVGFFTKYGDGGVDISPIADLTKTQVYALAAELDVSEDIQKAVPTDGLWDTERTDEEQMGASYPELEWAMSVYDSHKPEDFEGRQREVLAIYTRLHKAMQHKVNPIPVCKIPEELF; encoded by the coding sequence ATGCAAACCCAAGCCATCATCCGCCATATTGTTCAATGGCTCAAAGATTACGCTGAGCAGGCGCGTGCCAAAGGTTTTGTCGTCGGCGTATCCGGCGGCATCGATTCTGCCGTGGTTTCCACCCTTGTCGCGCAAACCGGTTTGTCGGTTTTGTTGTTGGAAATGCCGATTCGTCAGAAATCCGACCAAGTCAACCGCGCGCAAGAACACATGGGCCGTCTGAAACAGCGTTATCCCAATGTAAAAGCGCAAAGTGTCGATTTGACCCAAACTTTTGATACTTTTGCCGATACCGTTGATGTCAGCGAAACCGAATTTCCCAACAAACAGCTGGCACTTGCCAATGCACGCAGCCGCCTGCGCATGACGACGCTTTATTATTACGGCCAGCTGCATGGTTTGCTGGTGGTGGGGACAGGTAACAAAATTGAAGATTTCGGCGTCGGTTTTTTCACCAAATACGGCGACGGCGGCGTGGACATCAGCCCGATTGCCGATTTGACCAAGACTCAAGTGTACGCGTTGGCAGCCGAGCTGGACGTATCGGAAGACATTCAAAAAGCCGTACCGACGGACGGACTTTGGGATACCGAGCGTACCGATGAAGAGCAAATGGGCGCATCTTATCCCGAACTCGAATGGGCGATGAGCGTGTACGACAGCCACAAGCCTGAAGATTTTGAAGGCAGACAGCGCGAAGTTTTGGCAATCTATACCCGATTGCACAAAGCCATGCAGCACAAAGTCAATCCGATTCCGGTTTGCAAGATTCCGGAAGAGCTGTTTTAA
- the hda gene encoding DnaA regulatory inactivator Hda, with product MNQLIFDFASHDYPGFDKFLGTENAELVYVLQHKHGQFIYVWGEEGAGKSHLLQAWVAQALDAGRNALYIDAAATPLTEAALDAEYLAIDQIEKLNNEEQALLFAIFNRFRNSGKGFLLLSSEYTPQQLVIREDLRTRMAYCLVYEVKPLTDREKIDALVSMAAARQVTIDPEIFEYLLNHWRRDMDSLMQMLDTLDNYAVMMGKRITLPLLRQLLKQQETQ from the coding sequence GTGAACCAGCTCATCTTCGATTTTGCCAGCCATGATTATCCCGGCTTCGACAAATTTCTGGGAACAGAAAATGCCGAGCTGGTGTATGTGTTGCAGCACAAACATGGGCAATTTATCTATGTTTGGGGCGAAGAGGGCGCAGGCAAAAGCCATCTCTTGCAGGCATGGGTCGCCCAGGCGCTCGATGCCGGACGAAATGCCCTCTATATTGATGCTGCCGCCACGCCACTGACAGAAGCCGCGCTGGATGCGGAATATCTCGCCATTGACCAAATCGAAAAGCTTAATAATGAAGAACAGGCTTTACTGTTTGCCATCTTTAACCGCTTCCGCAACAGCGGCAAAGGCTTTTTGCTTTTGAGTTCCGAATATACGCCGCAGCAGCTCGTTATCCGCGAAGACCTGCGCACACGCATGGCGTATTGTTTGGTTTACGAAGTCAAACCGCTGACCGACCGGGAAAAAATTGATGCGCTCGTCAGCATGGCGGCCGCCCGTCAGGTAACCATCGATCCGGAAATTTTCGAATACCTGCTGAACCATTGGCGGCGCGATATGGACAGCCTGATGCAAATGCTCGATACCCTCGACAACTACGCCGTTATGATGGGCAAACGCATTACTTTGCCGCTTTTGCGCCAGCTTTTAAAACAACAGGAAACCCAATGA
- a CDS encoding HAD family hydrolase, whose amino-acid sequence MKNLAIFDLDNTLINTDSDHSWPQYLIKKGIVDAAETEAQNEKFYQDYQNGCLDIDAFLKFHLAPLARFSKEELAEFHREFMAEYIVPHISPMQRMLVQSHQMAGDEMLVISSTNEFIITPICHLFGIHNIIGTQLEAGEDGRYTGNYVGTPSLKEGKITRLNQWLAERGETFESYGKVYFYSDSKNDLPLLRIVDEPVAVNPDAELEKEAKAKGWPILNFK is encoded by the coding sequence ATGAAAAACCTTGCCATTTTCGACCTCGACAATACCTTGATCAATACCGATTCGGATCACTCCTGGCCGCAATACCTGATTAAAAAAGGCATAGTCGATGCGGCTGAAACCGAGGCGCAAAATGAAAAGTTCTACCAAGACTATCAAAACGGTTGTCTTGATATTGATGCCTTCCTTAAGTTTCATCTCGCGCCTTTGGCCCGTTTCAGCAAGGAAGAATTGGCTGAGTTTCATCGCGAGTTTATGGCCGAATATATTGTTCCGCATATTTCCCCGATGCAGCGTATGTTGGTGCAAAGCCATCAAATGGCAGGCGACGAAATGTTGGTTATTTCTTCGACCAACGAATTCATCATTACCCCTATCTGTCATCTTTTCGGTATTCACAACATTATCGGCACACAGCTTGAAGCCGGCGAAGACGGCCGATATACCGGCAACTATGTCGGTACGCCCAGCCTGAAAGAAGGCAAAATTACCCGATTGAACCAATGGCTTGCCGAGCGCGGCGAGACCTTTGAAAGCTACGGTAAGGTTTATTTTTACAGCGACTCCAAAAATGATTTACCGCTGCTGCGTATCGTGGACGAACCTGTCGCCGTCAATCCGGATGCCGAGCTGGAAAAAGAAGCCAAAGCAAAAGGTTGGCCGATTTTGAATTTCAAATAA
- a CDS encoding endonuclease/exonuclease/phosphatase family protein: MSPRPVTITSYNMHKGMSALNRKVQVNRMADALGALGSDVLFLQEVQGQHLNRSRRSDFPDAPHYDIIGDSLDYHRSYGKNAIYPKRHHGNAILSRLPLKTENNLNISVNKLEQRGLLHCEVVPEGWEDPLVCLCVHLNLREPDRLKQYRAISDYVGRYIRPESPLIIAGDFNDWRQKSARELGRALDLNEVFVDNTGKRPKTFPSRLPILSLDRIYTRNLDVIDSEIHNSKDWQHLSDHLPLSVTVRPHRKMNMKSDRKM; this comes from the coding sequence ATGTCTCCCCGTCCAGTTACCATTACTTCCTACAATATGCACAAAGGCATGTCTGCGCTTAACCGTAAAGTGCAGGTCAACCGCATGGCTGACGCGTTGGGTGCATTGGGTTCGGACGTTTTGTTTTTACAAGAAGTTCAAGGACAACATCTCAACAGAAGCCGCCGTAGTGACTTCCCCGATGCGCCGCATTACGACATCATCGGCGACAGCCTCGATTATCATCGCAGCTACGGTAAAAATGCCATCTATCCTAAACGCCACCACGGCAACGCCATTCTCAGCCGCCTGCCGCTGAAAACGGAAAACAACCTCAATATCAGCGTCAATAAACTCGAACAACGCGGCCTGTTGCATTGCGAAGTCGTGCCAGAAGGTTGGGAAGATCCGCTGGTGTGTTTGTGCGTCCACCTCAACCTGCGTGAGCCGGACCGCCTCAAACAATACCGCGCCATCAGCGACTACGTTGGCCGATACATTCGTCCGGAAAGCCCATTGATTATCGCAGGCGATTTCAATGACTGGCGGCAGAAATCAGCGCGTGAGCTGGGTAGGGCATTAGATTTGAACGAAGTATTTGTCGATAATACAGGCAAACGCCCCAAAACCTTCCCTTCGCGCCTGCCCATCCTCAGCCTCGACCGCATTTATACGCGCAATCTTGATGTCATCGATTCTGAAATCCACAACAGTAAAGACTGGCAGCATTTGTCAGATCATCTGCCATTGAGTGTAACGGTTAGGCCTCATCGTAAAATGAATATGAAATCAGATAGAAAAATGTAA
- the efp gene encoding elongation factor P yields the protein MKTAQELRAGNVFMVGNDPMVVQKTEYIKGGRSSAKVSMKLKNLLTGAASETIYKADDKFDVVILSRKNCTYSYFADPMYVFMDEEFNQYEIEADNIGDALKFIVDGMEDQCEVTFYEGNPISVELPTIIVREVEYTEPAVKGDTSGKVMKTARLVGGTEIQVMSYIENGDKVEIDTRTGEFRKRA from the coding sequence ATGAAAACAGCACAAGAACTGCGCGCCGGCAACGTATTCATGGTCGGCAACGATCCTATGGTCGTTCAAAAAACCGAATACATCAAAGGAGGCCGCTCTTCCGCCAAAGTCAGCATGAAACTGAAAAACCTGCTGACCGGTGCCGCTTCCGAAACCATTTACAAAGCCGACGACAAATTCGACGTCGTCATCCTGTCCCGCAAAAACTGTACTTACAGCTACTTTGCCGACCCAATGTACGTCTTCATGGACGAAGAATTCAACCAATACGAAATCGAAGCCGACAACATCGGCGACGCGTTGAAATTCATCGTTGACGGTATGGAAGACCAATGCGAAGTAACCTTCTACGAAGGCAACCCTATCTCCGTAGAACTGCCTACCATCATCGTTCGCGAAGTTGAATACACCGAGCCTGCCGTTAAAGGCGATACCTCCGGTAAAGTGATGAAAACCGCACGTCTGGTCGGCGGCACTGAAATCCAAGTGATGTCTTACATCGAAAACGGCGACAAAGTCGAAATCGATACCCGTACCGGCGAATTCCGCAAACGTGCTTAA
- a CDS encoding protein MIGRI, with the protein MIGRLLRFFFFCAIAALIVNRLFSRKQKRTIREIAKISAWVLLGAAAATLFWYLMMLFFKHIPNSY; encoded by the coding sequence ATGATAGGCAGGCTTTTGCGATTTTTTTTCTTTTGCGCCATAGCAGCATTGATTGTAAACCGTTTGTTCAGCCGCAAACAAAAGCGCACCATTCGGGAAATCGCCAAAATCAGCGCGTGGGTATTACTGGGCGCGGCGGCCGCTACGCTGTTTTGGTATCTGATGATGCTGTTTTTCAAGCATATTCCCAATTCTTATTGA
- a CDS encoding MlaC/ttg2D family ABC transporter substrate-binding protein: MNRFLQTLIVAAPMVIAAPYVVAETHPAQKQMQQNIDAVLKIARNTSLTEAQRVKQIEQYANRYLDYERISALAVGAPWREFSAKQKTDFIRVFKDMVIAMYSHSALIGAADANVRLLPKMTANGNKFDVFSEIQTKKGTKYEVAYQLYQSGGAYKIYNIRVDGTSLVTVYRNQFSELIKSKGIDDTIATVAAKGLKKQ, from the coding sequence ATGAACCGTTTTCTTCAGACTTTGATTGTGGCCGCACCGATGGTGATTGCCGCGCCTTATGTGGTGGCGGAAACGCATCCGGCGCAAAAGCAGATGCAGCAGAACATTGATGCCGTGTTGAAAATTGCACGCAATACGTCTTTGACAGAAGCGCAACGTGTGAAACAGATTGAGCAGTATGCCAACCGTTATTTGGACTATGAACGGATTTCGGCTTTGGCTGTCGGCGCGCCATGGCGTGAATTTTCTGCCAAACAGAAAACCGATTTTATCCGTGTATTCAAAGATATGGTGATTGCGATGTACTCGCATTCTGCACTGATTGGTGCGGCGGATGCGAATGTGCGCCTGTTGCCGAAGATGACGGCAAACGGCAATAAGTTTGACGTTTTCTCAGAAATTCAGACCAAAAAAGGCACCAAGTATGAAGTGGCCTACCAGCTTTACCAAAGCGGCGGTGCGTATAAGATTTACAACATCCGTGTGGACGGTACCAGCTTGGTAACGGTATACCGAAATCAATTTAGCGAGCTGATTAAGAGCAAAGGCATTGACGATACGATTGCGACTGTCGCAGCCAAGGGCTTGAAGAAACAATAA
- a CDS encoding energy transducer TonB — MKAQNGSVKTVLMNVFTTLAGNVDRVNIIQSSGNPEMDERAVKSVSKYPYPKRKTASKYQHTVTFETNVEVINN, encoded by the coding sequence ATGAAAGCGCAAAACGGCAGCGTTAAAACCGTTTTGATGAATGTCTTCACAACTCTTGCCGGTAATGTTGACCGCGTGAATATCATTCAATCCAGCGGCAATCCTGAAATGGACGAACGCGCAGTGAAAAGCGTTTCCAAATATCCTTATCCGAAGCGCAAAACTGCATCTAAATACCAACACACCGTTACTTTTGAAACCAATGTTGAAGTAATCAACAACTGA
- the metX gene encoding homoserine O-succinyltransferase MetX, translating to MTTNASVGIVTPQKIPFDTPLALENGKTLPRFDLMIETYGTLNADKSNAVLICHALSGNHHVAGKHSAEDKYAGWWDNMVGPGKPIDTERFFVVGLNNLGGCDGSTGPLSENPETGHEYGADFPVVTVKDWVKSQSMLADYLGIQKWAAIVGGSLGGMQALQWTISLPERVAHALVIASAPKLSTQNIAFNDVARQAILTDPDFHEGNYRSHRTVPSRGLRIARMMGHITYLAEDGLGKKFGRDLKSDGYQYGYGVEFEVESYLRYQGDKFVGRFDANTYLLMTKALDYFDPASDYGHNLTRSVENVQAKFFVASFSTDWRFSPQRSHELVKALIAAQKSVQYIEVKSNHGHDAFLMEDEAYIRAVAAYMNNVYKDCQK from the coding sequence ATGACAACAAATGCCTCAGTGGGCATTGTAACGCCCCAGAAAATCCCGTTTGACACACCGCTTGCTCTGGAAAACGGCAAAACTTTACCCCGTTTCGACCTGATGATTGAAACCTACGGCACACTCAATGCCGACAAAAGCAATGCCGTCCTGATATGCCACGCCCTGTCAGGCAATCATCACGTTGCCGGCAAGCACAGTGCGGAGGACAAATACGCCGGCTGGTGGGACAATATGGTCGGACCCGGCAAACCCATCGATACCGAACGCTTTTTTGTTGTCGGTTTGAACAACTTGGGCGGCTGCGACGGCAGTACCGGCCCTTTGTCTGAAAATCCTGAAACCGGCCACGAATACGGCGCGGATTTTCCGGTTGTAACCGTCAAAGACTGGGTGAAGTCCCAATCCATGCTTGCCGATTATCTCGGCATTCAAAAATGGGCGGCCATTGTCGGCGGCAGCTTGGGCGGTATGCAGGCATTGCAATGGACGATTTCTTTGCCTGAACGCGTTGCCCATGCGCTCGTTATCGCTTCTGCGCCTAAACTTTCCACTCAAAACATCGCGTTTAACGATGTTGCCCGTCAGGCCATTTTGACCGATCCCGATTTCCATGAAGGCAATTACCGCAGCCATCGTACCGTTCCTTCACGCGGTTTGCGTATTGCGCGCATGATGGGGCACATCACCTATCTTGCCGAAGACGGCTTGGGTAAAAAATTTGGTCGCGATTTGAAATCAGACGGCTATCAATACGGCTACGGCGTTGAATTTGAAGTGGAATCTTATCTGCGTTATCAAGGCGATAAGTTTGTCGGCCGTTTCGATGCCAACACTTATCTGCTGATGACCAAGGCACTTGACTACTTCGACCCGGCCTCCGATTACGGCCACAACCTCACGCGCTCCGTGGAGAATGTGCAGGCCAAGTTTTTTGTTGCCAGCTTCAGCACCGACTGGCGCTTCTCGCCGCAACGTTCGCATGAATTGGTCAAGGCATTAATCGCCGCGCAAAAATCCGTGCAATACATTGAAGTCAAATCCAATCACGGCCACGATGCCTTCTTGATGGAAGACGAAGCCTATATCCGCGCGGTTGCCGCTTACATGAACAACGTTTACAAGGACTGCCAAAAATGA
- a CDS encoding low molecular weight protein-tyrosine-phosphatase → MKTHKILFVCLGNICRSPMAEYVLRHRAREAGMGNAVITASAGTSGWHDGEDMHEGTRRTLKQHGIDPSGFTSSKIKPGDAEHFDYIIVMDDNNLRETEKQLGFHPGKIFKLTDLIPDSGYNHVPDPWYTGDFDETYRLVDAGSLALLEKLKQA, encoded by the coding sequence ATGAAAACCCACAAAATCCTTTTCGTCTGCCTCGGCAACATCTGCCGCTCCCCCATGGCCGAATACGTCCTGCGCCACCGCGCCCGCGAAGCAGGCATGGGCAATGCCGTCATTACAGCCAGCGCAGGCACATCAGGTTGGCACGACGGGGAAGACATGCACGAAGGCACGCGCCGCACACTCAAGCAACACGGCATCGACCCGTCAGGCTTTACCAGCAGCAAAATCAAACCCGGCGATGCCGAACATTTCGACTACATCATCGTGATGGACGACAACAACCTCAGAGAAACCGAAAAGCAGCTCGGTTTCCACCCCGGAAAAATCTTCAAACTGACCGACCTTATCCCTGATTCAGGTTACAACCACGTTCCCGATCCTTGGTACACAGGCGACTTTGACGAAACCTACCGTCTGGTCGATGCCGGCAGTTTGGCCTTGTTGGAAAAATTGAAACAGGCTTAA
- a CDS encoding DedA family protein — MISTLIDFILHIDQHLVHLSAQYGPWIYAILFVVIFCETGLVVTPFLPGDSLLFAAGGIAAIGGMNIHVMVLLLLAAAILGDAANFMIGKYFGQKLFANPDSKIFRRSYLEKTHAFYEKHGGKTIIIARFVPIVRTFAPFVAGMGDMHYGTFIRYNIIGAVLWVLLFSYAGYFFANIPVVKNNLGLVMAAIIVISLLPAVVEIIRAKLNAKK, encoded by the coding sequence GTGATTTCTACCCTTATTGATTTCATCCTCCATATCGACCAACACCTTGTCCACCTCTCCGCCCAATACGGCCCGTGGATTTACGCGATTTTGTTTGTTGTGATTTTCTGCGAAACCGGTTTGGTCGTAACGCCATTTTTGCCTGGCGACTCGCTGCTGTTTGCTGCCGGCGGTATTGCGGCCATCGGCGGCATGAACATCCACGTCATGGTATTGCTGCTCTTGGCGGCCGCCATTTTAGGTGATGCGGCCAACTTCATGATTGGCAAGTATTTTGGACAAAAACTGTTTGCCAATCCGGATTCTAAAATTTTCCGCCGTTCGTATTTGGAAAAAACCCATGCGTTCTATGAAAAACACGGCGGCAAAACCATCATCATTGCGCGCTTTGTACCGATTGTGCGGACGTTTGCGCCATTTGTCGCAGGCATGGGCGATATGCACTATGGGACATTTATCCGTTACAACATTATCGGCGCAGTGTTGTGGGTATTGTTGTTTTCCTATGCAGGCTACTTCTTCGCCAATATCCCCGTCGTCAAAAACAATTTGGGCTTAGTCATGGCGGCAATCATCGTGATTTCGCTTTTACCCGCGGTAGTCGAAATCATTCGTGCCAAACTTAACGCCAAAAAATAA